The stretch of DNA tttattataacagaagcttcagaaaaaaaattaagtgagTTATTTAAagtaatgtttataaaatacatcaaactgaaggttttttttttttttaaacaaaacaccaattaatatttcttattttatgaCTTACTCAATCGTAATTAACTGAACTTGCTGACAACAGCAATTCCTCAAGAGCACCTACAAAAATTtcaggatatttttttctgtaaactTTAAATGTTTCATTTAACAGAAcagcttgtaaattttttttcataaattcaaaGCATGTTTGATTGAGTTTTTTGAGATTATATCTATCAGAACAAACAAGTAAACTTGcaacattatcattatctaTAGATTTGcatattatttcttcacaaatatttttaagacaatCCACCTGATATTTGTCAGCAGCAGCAAGTAGTTCCATTGGCATTTTGTCAACATTTGGTGATTCATCAGTATAAATATACCTAAAGTAAAAATTCTCCAAAAACATGTTCATCAATATCTTCAATgacaactttattttttacacttcCTTTAAATTGTGAGGTGATCAATCAACTTCTTCGTCAGGCATATggtatgtaaaattaatttaaattatttaaaactatttattaacaaattactCAATTAGTTTATActaaagtaaaagaaaataatgtgtttttgtttaatttcttttgaataaaGACGAGCATGTAATTTACAGCTGAGCTCACAGAAGTCGTGTAACTGTGTCAAAGAATTCAGCAACAACATATGGTGCTGTTTGGTCAATGGGACTTGCTTTatcaaaacttgaaaatttattaattcaacaaaatttaactatCAATGAGTAATGTATACAATCAAGACGTAGTGTTATTCAACGACTATTGAAAGGatagattaataaatatttaatgcattaaatcatttaaattttaaaataattggcttaattattttaattagggTCCAGTGTCTTGTAAAGATGCTGATAGAATATTGGCATTACAACATTTTATCAAATGcatggtaaattaattattcataaataaaaataatatttatttttcgaaaaaaactTAACAACTAAAGGAAGGATAATGAGGTTTCGAAACTAATAATTCtattaataaaagtttatttttcaatattttttcttctttattataatagaaggtttcgaaaaaaattaagtaagttattttaaataatgtttataaaatatataaaactgaagatttttttttaaaacaaagcaccaattaatattttttattttatgacatAGCCAAGTGGTCAAGAATGCCGACAAAAATttcaggatatttttttttgtaaacttgaAATGTTTTGTTTGACATAAGAgctcgtaaattttttttcatgaattctAAACATTTTTGATTGAGTTTTTTGAGATTATATCTATCAGAACAAACAAGTAAACTTGCAGCATTACCAAAATTTATGGATTCACATATTATTccttcacaaatatttttgagaCAATCCACCTGATATTTGTCAGCAACAGCAAGTAGTTCCATTGACATTTTGGTAATATTTGGTGATTCACCAGTATAAATGCAatgtaaaaattctttaaaaacatctccatcaatatcatcaatgacaacttcattttttttattttctttgaattgtTCATGATCAAACATTGCAGCAAAAACTGGACTACGTACTGCAAGAATTCCTTTGATTGCACGAAATGATTTTTGACCCACTTTAATGGTAACATCAGCTGATTTTTCACTTGACAAAAGTTTTTTCAAGTCCACACTCAGTTGTTGTTTTGCATCAAATGATGAAATTACATTAGAATTATTTGTTAGTTTTTTAGGCAATGTTATtgtacaacaaattttaagttcatcattttgtatatatcGATTCTTTGGATCCATTAAGtctgattttaaaatatagtCATCCCATCTAAGTTGGTTTTTTGATTTAcagaaattatatttcatagctatttcacttttattattaattgatattttacattttgtttGTAATTGTGAAGTATTATTGTTGAACGATTTAAGCTGTAGCTCTACCGATATATAATTGCATTGATCATCACTaggataatattttaaaatccaTTCATCGTCAAAATCAGCATAATGAGATGAAAAACTTGGTGATTCAATTGTTTCACTACACAACCGCTTGAAGTTTTTAATTGTCCATTCATATGTAAAGTCACAAGTTTTCATACCAGTAACAGCTGAGTCTTGGTTTGACTCTATAAGTTTAATGCAATCGGCAATTATAACTCCCATCattgtgttaattaatattcgtTTTTGAACtaacaaatttttctttgGCACAATCGCTCACTAGGCAGTACATACATAAAATAAGCACTGATAAGCACAATGGATTTTGGGAATTATGGGAATCCCGGGAACCCTCTCATGTGACGATTCATCATCGATAAACCATTGAATAAACTAGTCAATTAATCGAAAAATCCATACAAATCGTACGATAAACCTATACTTATATACGCGCTGATAactatgatgataatatacaatactataattaaaaattttttattattataaaataatatttcttaataataaacaaaccggaatttttcgaaataactTTTATGATGCCAAATGTCGTCTTTTTATTCGATTTCTCGACGTTTAGGACAAACTTCAAATCATATAAAACAGCTGTCCAGCGAGAGCATACAATACATGTAAATGATACCAAGCAATACCAAGTACAAGGACTGGATGAGAGATAcgtagtattattttttatttagatttttataaaactataaaatttattttttttgcacacaCAATATTACAGAATCAGGTCACATTCtaattaaacaaatgattcaattattaacaatatgaGATGATGTAAAgtacaataacaacaaataaaatagaaaaaaaagctgtaGTTAATCCAGAAGCAACTCCACAATttgatcatgaaaatattaatataaaaaaataaatttcataataattttgattgttcATTTCATTTACATTATCAACACTGGTATATATACAAGATTTTTATCAgctcattttttaaactttattattattaaattgttaatctacaatattatttgatttttcaaggGAATAACTATAAACAAGTATCACAC from Aphidius gifuensis isolate YNYX2018 linkage group LG4, ASM1490517v1, whole genome shotgun sequence encodes:
- the LOC122853959 gene encoding speckle-type POZ protein-like B: MMGVIIADCIKLIESNQDSAVTGMKTCDFTYEWTIKNFKRLCSETIESPSFSSHYADFDDEWILKYYPSDDQCNYISVELQLKSFNNNTSQLQTKYLMDPKNRYIQNDELKICCTITLPKKLTNNSNVISSFDAKQQLSVDLKKLLSSEKSADVTIKVGQKSFRAIKGILAVRSPVFAAIFDKASPIDQTAPYVVAEFFDTVTRLLYIYTDESPNVDKMPMELLAAADKYQVDCLKNICEEIICKSIDNDNVASLLVCSDRYNLKKLNQTCFEFMKKNLQAVLLNETFKVYRKKYPEIFVGALEELLLSASSVNYD